The following are encoded together in the Rhizobium sp. SSA_523 genome:
- a CDS encoding ABC transporter substrate-binding protein, with translation MTIWKRIAAAAVALPLLASAAYGQDDARLKTLVVAVPSDPVSLEPGTNRAEPIGSEIILNVFDTLVAWTAPDFKALEGRLATSWTVSDDGKVFDFKLREGVKFQDGTAFDAEAVKFSLERTKTTNPYVKATFDLIQDITVVSPTELKVTLSAAYPAFLSILAQPQAAIVSPTAVKKYGDQFASNPVGTGPFSFKSAQADTNVVLEANPDYFRGAPKLQQIIYRIIPDASTRRLELEGGGVDIVQQQGQLSAIAAEDIEALKANADVKVLETSSQIIRQLEFNNSKTDGPFSNLKARQAIAHAIDYDGLLEGVFGGTAERVYGPLTSNSWAFNPKMKEMAPKYDPDLAKSLLSEAGIDPSSLNLKLYSFQGPLWGAVATFVQANLADIGITATIEQTEFPALRGLQTAGQFDVALDGRQPWYNDPDAHITIGYLSSLADTAMTFRMPKDEELDALILKAQQTPDMEARKQLYFTVQEKIAERVPGAYLFSPKLIVFTRANVEGLVVNSAPPLNEYWSVSKK, from the coding sequence ATGACTATCTGGAAACGCATTGCGGCCGCTGCGGTGGCCTTGCCGCTGCTTGCCTCGGCTGCCTATGGGCAGGATGATGCAAGGCTGAAGACCCTGGTCGTGGCTGTGCCGTCTGATCCGGTCAGCCTGGAGCCGGGCACGAACCGTGCCGAACCGATCGGCAGCGAAATCATCTTGAATGTCTTCGACACGCTGGTCGCCTGGACCGCGCCCGACTTCAAGGCCCTCGAAGGCCGCCTGGCAACGAGCTGGACAGTCTCCGACGATGGCAAGGTCTTCGATTTCAAGCTGCGGGAAGGCGTAAAATTCCAGGATGGCACCGCCTTCGACGCGGAAGCGGTCAAGTTCTCGCTGGAACGTACGAAGACGACCAATCCCTATGTCAAAGCCACGTTCGACCTGATCCAGGACATCACCGTGGTGTCCCCGACCGAGCTCAAGGTCACGCTTTCGGCCGCCTATCCGGCCTTCCTGTCGATTCTCGCCCAGCCGCAAGCTGCGATCGTCAGCCCGACTGCCGTAAAGAAATACGGTGATCAGTTCGCCTCCAACCCTGTCGGCACGGGACCCTTCTCCTTCAAGAGCGCCCAGGCCGACACGAATGTCGTGCTCGAAGCCAATCCGGACTATTTCCGCGGCGCGCCGAAGCTGCAGCAGATCATCTATCGCATCATTCCGGATGCCTCCACGCGTCGCCTCGAGCTTGAAGGCGGCGGCGTCGACATCGTCCAGCAGCAGGGTCAGCTTTCGGCAATTGCAGCGGAAGACATCGAGGCGCTGAAGGCGAATGCGGATGTGAAGGTTCTGGAAACATCCAGCCAGATCATTCGTCAGCTCGAATTCAACAACAGCAAGACCGATGGTCCTTTCTCCAATCTGAAGGCACGTCAGGCCATTGCTCACGCCATCGATTATGATGGTCTTCTCGAGGGTGTGTTCGGTGGCACGGCGGAACGGGTCTATGGTCCGCTGACCAGCAATAGCTGGGCGTTCAATCCGAAAATGAAGGAAATGGCGCCGAAATATGATCCCGACCTGGCGAAATCGCTGCTGTCGGAGGCCGGCATCGATCCCTCATCGCTCAATTTGAAGCTCTACAGCTTCCAGGGCCCGCTCTGGGGCGCGGTCGCAACCTTCGTTCAGGCCAATCTTGCCGATATCGGCATCACCGCCACCATCGAGCAGACGGAGTTTCCGGCGCTGCGTGGCCTGCAGACGGCAGGACAGTTCGATGTCGCGCTGGACGGCCGCCAGCCATGGTACAATGATCCCGACGCCCATATCACCATCGGTTACCTGTCGAGCCTTGCCGATACGGCGATGACCTTCCGCATGCCGAAGGATGAGGAACTTGATGCTCTGATCCTGAAGGCACAGCAGACGCCCGACATGGAAGCCCGCAAGCAGCTCTACTTCACGGTGCAGGAAAAGATCGCTGAACGGGTGCCGGGCGCCTATCTCTTCAGCCCGAAGTTGATCGTCTTTACCCGGGCCAATGTCGAGGGGCTTGTCGTCAACAGCGCACCGCCGCTCAACGAATACTGGTCCGTTTCCAAGAAATAA
- a CDS encoding sulfurtransferase, whose product MDRDEIRRSVLVTPQELNEMRLCGRDVTILAVQSINPYTGKSSFDGHRVPGAIDTQAYEDFQAPPSAEHGQRPLPDIAVLQAKARQWGLRPEATIIVYDADRSMTAARAWWVLKWAGLPDVRVLDGGLPAWVAAGLPTSQESAAPAPSSINLSAGHMPEFGPEEALTLAANGVLLDARIRPNYIGGPVAEGQAPRGHIPGAISAPAPDNVTDYGNFTDAATLAEMYAALGADGSRPVGVYCGAGMSAAHTVLALASIGVTAAMYPGSWSAWVHDPARPVVIGARPHAKTA is encoded by the coding sequence ATGGACCGAGACGAAATCCGCCGCAGCGTGCTGGTGACGCCGCAGGAGCTGAACGAGATGCGCCTTTGCGGGCGGGACGTGACGATTCTCGCCGTCCAGTCAATCAACCCCTATACGGGCAAGTCCTCTTTCGACGGTCATCGTGTGCCCGGCGCCATCGATACGCAGGCCTATGAGGATTTTCAGGCGCCACCCTCTGCCGAACATGGACAACGTCCTCTGCCCGATATCGCAGTGTTGCAGGCAAAGGCACGGCAGTGGGGTTTGCGGCCGGAGGCGACCATCATCGTCTATGATGCCGATCGCAGCATGACGGCCGCTCGTGCCTGGTGGGTTCTGAAATGGGCGGGCCTGCCCGATGTCAGGGTTCTCGATGGCGGCTTGCCCGCATGGGTCGCAGCCGGTTTGCCGACATCCCAGGAAAGCGCCGCGCCCGCGCCCAGCAGCATCAACCTCTCGGCAGGCCATATGCCGGAATTCGGGCCGGAGGAGGCGCTGACGCTCGCCGCCAATGGCGTCCTGCTCGATGCGCGAATCCGGCCGAACTATATTGGCGGCCCAGTGGCGGAAGGCCAGGCTCCACGCGGCCATATTCCCGGCGCCATCAGCGCGCCTGCGCCGGACAATGTCACCGATTATGGAAATTTCACCGATGCGGCGACCCTGGCGGAAATGTATGCGGCTCTCGGAGCAGATGGATCCAGGCCGGTCGGGGTCTATTGCGGCGCCGGCATGTCCGCGGCGCATACGGTGCTTGCCCTGGCTTCGATCGGGGTCACCGCGGCCATGTATCCTGGCTCCTGGTCTGCCTGGGTTCATGATCCGGCGCGACCGGTTGTGATCGGTGCGCGTCCTCACGCAAAAACAGCATAA